Proteins encoded within one genomic window of Saccharopolyspora pogona:
- the mihF gene encoding integration host factor, actinobacterial type encodes MALPQLTEEQRAAALEKAAAARRARAELKERLKRGGTTLAEVLKTADNDEVLGKMKVSALLEALPGVGKVRAAQIMERLEIANSRRLRGLGERQRKALLSEFSGE; translated from the coding sequence GTGGCCCTTCCCCAGCTGACCGAGGAGCAGCGGGCAGCAGCTCTGGAAAAGGCGGCTGCCGCCCGTCGCGCCCGAGCTGAGCTCAAGGAGCGCCTCAAGCGAGGCGGAACCACGCTGGCGGAGGTCCTGAAGACCGCCGACAACGACGAGGTCTTGGGCAAGATGAAGGTCTCCGCCCTTCTCGAAGCCCTTCCCGGTGTCGGCAAGGTCCGCGCCGCGCAGATCATGGAGCGGCTGGAGATCGCCAACAGCCGCCGGCTGCGCGGGCTGGGCGAGCGGCAGCGCAAGGCGCTGCTCTCCGAGTTCAGCGGCGAGTGA